One window of the Cryptococcus gattii WM276 chromosome E, complete sequence genome contains the following:
- a CDS encoding uncharacterized protein (Similar to TIGR gene model, INSD accession AAW43471.1), which translates to MFKNKAPSLPLDVDYTRNLREINFYRYGHLRSLGFTGEVTALAVDPVLSLFAIGTSSGMVHCYGAPPFQFTLPVSPISSSGPAHVIKFLFFHPGHNRIIAIDDGNTIHTYTLEHMTDHPNPSLHPPLPMKEIAYTLWGTVTSVEQPLPCHTHLFLTVKDGTTLTWDLSRRGLGNWKIGNCWRDYEERMIRSGVPGREKTLGGPMATCLAMNPRDINIMLIGYEGGVVAWDMQRSMVVKTFEMILPPGAPGGGSYQDADGSLWTERTPPVTFITWRPDGLIFAVGHVDGCIAFWAFTESDKPLMVRTITHEDVNVADAESLLESGALPNQDKKVERDRNGNAIVPAVSANREPIYKMAWASFPDQTSLKALISAQGTPQAGEPLTNATVEFAERGETLLLILGGQSPGDKPGINILQFPPYKPPVNANPKSPSESMPLQERYAFRDSLSPTGSFNWLTRTPPEDFILIPRNNPYFNLSHDPISIVISLAPDPSIPDINQPYATRSLEAWVFPPPRSNVPPHPSGRKNYMQPGAGEKAVAITPATITSPTPISPRTGGGWRLPWSNRTPSPTLNIPAVASPDTPVSDISGLSGITTTLQRSAKTRKQLSFPSAVWSGAFSVLGTELYALSTPVFKRLISWTIEHAGEEEMPRLPLRGGLAVPDLQSHGAPEVMVAKMESYRILVTYHADGTIRFWDVSPHILILPTPLRFEFPNPLPHLTISIGDYLKHPDVSHLPLAQLWWNDRSRVRIKSVHLAREALECVITFMTGEVLVTKFQKAKTLTDDDRYQEMLNREGDQVAEESEGSYFPPQPKQQGKNEWVEEVLEIGHLAKPKTDGFKPVAIFTMKQGEPISCAVSDIGFIAVAFSSKSLAIIDMRGPDVILREGFDEDGAVMKKKKKKGNVQNVLPESSVVGSLKWVVSGMGGDIVKRPRLIVSYDKGITKIYALVNVLGEWVVEAKPPTFTNDSLSGPIASFVLDPMSGNELVTSATALQAAMQESTDHGKGKEVPIHCLWVAASKKSIRCAINFSGERIAKVELEDEELSNVFYITRHGHKIIIAVTTTGSALVYTVPFLQPVTRLNLFFGPQGRSSGKLSIDDRSGDFVEYNGPLDINLRTFFHFRKPLPPRIDPCAHKKSVPPQPQPVNAGLISWIWGAALTGAQLDALIAGPLRPPPPKVPASPHKPLISWGKPEEEPEKPPQLQSNTLPNRSAVKKTKAPKAQEGERQDVYTEMTNAVSLRGDVLDMLGESLNNVSMSATQYLGQAKNTAMKETAKAGAKGIFGKLL; encoded by the exons ATGTTTAAGAACAAAGCACCGTCTCTGCCTCTAGATGTCGACTATACAAGGAATCTCCGCGAGATTAATTTCTACAGATATGGCCATCTTCGCTCGCTCGGTTTCACCGGTGAGGTGACTGCCCTTGCAGTTGACCCTGTGCTCTCTCTTTTTGCAATAGGCACTTCTAGCGGTATGGTTCATTGCTATGGAGCTCCCCCCTTTCAGTTCACCCTTCCTGTTTCACCGATCTCGTCTTCGggtcccgcacatgttaTCAAATTCCTCTTTTTCCACCCGGGTCATAACCGAATCATCGCTATTGACGATGGTAACACAATCCACACCTATACGCTCGAGCACATGACGGATCATCCGAACCCTTCCTTGCACCCGCCGCTTCCTATGAAAGAGATTGCATACACTCTATGGGGTACTGTGACTAGTGTGGAGCAGCCATTGCCTTGTCATACCCATTTATTTTTGACAGTGAAAGATGGAACGACTTTGACTTGGGATTTGAGCAGgagaggcctgggtaaCTGGAAAATTGGGAACTGCTGGAGGGATTATGAGGAGAGAATGATAAGAAGTGGTGTACCtggaagagaaaagacTCTCGGGGG GCCAATGGCAACTTGTTTAGCTATGAACCCTCGAGATATCAACATCATGCTGATAGGATATGAAGGAGGTGTTGTTGCATGGGATATGCAGAGAAGCATGGTCGTCAAGACGTTCGAAATGATTCTCCCACCTGGTGCTCCAGGAGGCGGCTCCTATCAGGATGCCGACGGATCCCTCTGGACAGAACGCACGCCACCAGTCACCTTCATCACCTGGCGTCCCGACGGCCTTATCTTTGCCGTTGGTCATGTGGATGGGTGCATTGCCTTTTGGGCGTTCACCGAGTCTGATAAGCCATTGATGGTGCGCACAATCACCCATGAAGACGTCAACGTTGCGGATGCGGAAAGCCTGTTAGAATCTGGTGCTTTGCCCAATCAGGACAAGAAGGTGGAGAGGGATCGGAATGGGAATGCGATTGTCCCTGCTGTATCGGCGAATAGAGAGCCAATTTATAAGATGGCATGGGCGAGCTTCCCCGACCAAACCAGTTTGAAAGCTCTTATATCTGCTCAAGGGACTCCACAGGCAGGAGAGCCATTAACTAACGCCACAGTGGAGTTTGCGGAGCGGGGTGAGACACTTCTGTTAATTTTGGGCGGACAGAGTCCTGGGGACAAGCCCGGGATCAACATCTTGCAATTCCCTCCTTACAAACCTCCTGTAAACGCCAACCCCAAATCGCCTTCGGAGAGCATGCCTCTTCAGGAACGTTACGCTTTCCGTGACTCACTTTCACCTACCGGTAGCTTCAACTGGCTTACTAGGACTCCCCCTGAGGACTTCATACTCATCCCTCGAAATAACCCTTACTTCAATCTGTCACATGATCCTATTAGCATTGTCATCTCTCTCGCTCCTGATCCCTCAATTCCCGATATTAACCAACCTTATGCGACACGTAGTCTTGAAGCGTGGGTATTCCCGCCCCCGCGGTCCAACGTGCCACCACACCCATCTGGGAGGAAGAACTACATGCAGCCAGGAGCAGGCGAAAAGGCTGTCGCAATAACTCCAGCAACAATCACCTCCCCTACACCTATATCACCTCGTACTGGTGGTGGCTGGCGGCTACCATGGTCTAACCGCACTCCTTCACCAACACTTAATATCCCGGCCGTAGCATCGCCTGATACGCCTGTTAGCGATATTAGTGGTCTCAGCGGTATCACGACGACCCTTCAACGATCTGCGAAGACGCGAAAGCAGCTCTCGTTCCCCTCTGCCGTTTGGTCTGGCGCCTTCTCTGTCCTCGGCACCGAGCTGTATGCACTGAGCACTCCAGTGTTTAAACGACTTATTAGCTGGACAATCGAACATGCAGGTGAGGAGGAAATGCCGAGATTGCCATTGCGCGGCGGTCTTGCAGTTCCAGATCTCCAATCGCATGGGGCGCCAGAGGTCATGGTTGCGAAAATGGAAAGCTATCGTATCCTCGTCACTTATCACGCAGATGGTACGATAAGATTCTGGGACGTTTCTCCCCATATTCTCATCTTACCGACACCTCTACGATTCGAGTTCCCCAACCCTCTCCCTCACTTGACCATCAGCATCGGTGATTACCTGAAACACCCGGACGTCTCCCATCTCCCCCTCGCTCAGCTGTGGTGGAACGATAGATCCAGGGTAAGGATCAAGTCAGTACATCTCGCAAGAGAGGCTCTGGAATGTGTGATTACATTTATGACGGGCGAAGTCCTCGTGACAAAGTTCCAGAAGGCCAAGACATTGACGGATGACGATAGATATCAGGAGATGTTGAATAGAGAAGGGGATCAGGTTGCGGAGGAGAGTGAGGGCAGCTATTTTCCGCCACAGCCAAAGCAACAGGGGAAGAACGAGTGGGTAGAGGAAGTATTGGAGATTGGACATTTGGCAAAGCCCAAGACCGATGGATTCAAGCCTGTAGCCATTTTCACGATGAAACAGGGAGAGCCCATTTCTTGCGCAGTATCTGACATTG GTTTTATTGCTGTCGCATTCTCCAGCAAGTCGCTTGCGATAATCGACATGCGAGGCCCGGATGTCATTTTGAGAGAAGGGTTCGACGAAGATGGTGcagtgatgaagaagaaaaagaagaaggggaatGTCCAGAATGTTTTGCCGGAGAGCTCTGTCGTGGGTTCACTGAAATGGGTAGTGTCAGGAATGGGCGGAG ACATAGTTAAGAGACCGAGATTGATCGTATCTTACGATAAAGG CATCACAAAAATCTACGCGCTCGTCAATGTTCTAGGAGAATGGGTCGTCGAGGCCAAGCCCCCCACATTCACCAATGACTCTCTTTCCGGACCGATCGCGTCTTTTGTCCTCGATCCAATGTCGGGTAATGAATTGGTTACAAGTGCCACTGCCCTCCAAGCAGCCATGCAAGAGTCTACAGATCAcgggaagggaaaagaggTCCCAATCCACTGTCTTTGGGTTGCGGCATCTAAGAAGAGTATTAGATGTGCCATCAACTTCAGTGGAGAGAGAATAGCAAAGGTTGAgttggaagatgaggagtTATCCAACGTTTTCTACATTACCAGACATG GTCATAAGATCATCATTGCTGTGACGACTACCGGCTCCGCACTAGTCTATACCGTCCCCTTCCTCCAACCTGTTACCCGTCTGAACCTTTTCTTCGGACCTCAAGGACGTTCCAGCGGTAAATTATCCATAGACGACCGTTCCGGTGACTTTGTCGAGTATAACGGCCCTCTGGATATCAATCTGCGAACATTCTTTCATTTCCGCAAACCATTACCACCTCGTATCGACCCTTGTGCGCACAAGAAATCCGTACCCCCTCAACCACAACCGGTGAATGCAGGATTAATCTCTTGGATTTGGGGCGCAGCTCTGACCGGCGCTCAACTCGATGCTCTCA TTGCTGGTCCATTGAGACCTCCCCCTCCAAAGGTACCAGCTAGCCCTCACAAACCTCTTATCTCATGGGGAAAGCCGGAAGAAGAACCGGAAAAGCCACCTCAGCTCCAGTCCAATACGCTGCCGAACCGATCAGCTGTTAAAAAGACAAAGGCGCCAAAAGCACAAGAGGGTGAGAGACAAGATGT GTACACGGAGATGACAAATGCTGTATCGTTGCGAGGGGATGTTCTCGATATGCTCGGAGAGTCATTGAACAACGTCTCGATGTCTGCAACCCAGTATCTTGGTCAGGCAAAAAACACAGCG ATGAAAGAGACGGCGAAGGCAGGAGCGAAGGGTATATTCGGCAAATTGTTGTAA